The Hemibagrus wyckioides isolate EC202008001 linkage group LG15, SWU_Hwy_1.0, whole genome shotgun sequence genome window below encodes:
- the LOC131365606 gene encoding urokinase plasminogen activator surface receptor-like isoform X1 encodes MKFLLTLLLISVLFSQVLSLMCQECFSEQCGQKNCPDQCTSLTLYVVASGKNVTSVIKTCAIPEMCSPGSINLGEVVMTSNAMCCSSTLCNIETLPVLPLPQPNGKMCYSCKNNDCSQTVDCAGNEDRCITETATLLGMKVTMKGCVAKAFCSSNELLNPLGNDTINVQCCEGNLCNGVDSFTPSFFLMIISLLFSILFY; translated from the exons ATGAAGTTCCTACTTACACTGCTGCTCATTTCTGTGCTTTTCTCTCAAG TGCTGTCGCTGATGTGTCAGGAATGCTTTTCAGAACAATGTGGCCAGAAAAACTGTCCAGACCAGTGTACCAGTCTAACTCTCTATGTAGTGGCCA GTGGCAAAAATGTGACAAGTGTTATAAAGACTTGTGCCATACCAGAAATGTGTTCACCTGGAAGTATAAACCTGGGAGAAGTGGTAATGACCAGCAATGCCATGTGCTGTAGCTCTACTCTCTGCAACATAGAAACACTGCCAG TTCTTCCACTGCCTCAGCCCAACGGAAAGATGTGCTACAGCTGTAAAAATAATGACTGCTCACAAACAGTGGATTGTGCAGGAAATGAAGATCGTTGCATTACTGAGACAG CTACTTTACTAGGCATGAAAGTGACCATGAAAGGATGTGTGGCCAAAGCTTTCTGCAGTAGTAATGAATTATTAAACCCACTGGGAAATGACACCATAAATGTTCAGTGTTGTGAGGGGAACCTGTGTAACGGTGTAGACAGCTTCACACCgagtttcttcctcatgatcATCTCTCTACTCTTCTCCATCCTCTTTTACTGA
- the LOC131365606 gene encoding urokinase plasminogen activator surface receptor-like isoform X2: MCQECFSEQCGQKNCPDQCTSLTLYVVASGKNVTSVIKTCAIPEMCSPGSINLGEVVMTSNAMCCSSTLCNIETLPVLPLPQPNGKMCYSCKNNDCSQTVDCAGNEDRCITETATLLGMKVTMKGCVAKAFCSSNELLNPLGNDTINVQCCEGNLCNGVDSFTPSFFLMIISLLFSILFY, translated from the exons ATGTGTCAGGAATGCTTTTCAGAACAATGTGGCCAGAAAAACTGTCCAGACCAGTGTACCAGTCTAACTCTCTATGTAGTGGCCA GTGGCAAAAATGTGACAAGTGTTATAAAGACTTGTGCCATACCAGAAATGTGTTCACCTGGAAGTATAAACCTGGGAGAAGTGGTAATGACCAGCAATGCCATGTGCTGTAGCTCTACTCTCTGCAACATAGAAACACTGCCAG TTCTTCCACTGCCTCAGCCCAACGGAAAGATGTGCTACAGCTGTAAAAATAATGACTGCTCACAAACAGTGGATTGTGCAGGAAATGAAGATCGTTGCATTACTGAGACAG CTACTTTACTAGGCATGAAAGTGACCATGAAAGGATGTGTGGCCAAAGCTTTCTGCAGTAGTAATGAATTATTAAACCCACTGGGAAATGACACCATAAATGTTCAGTGTTGTGAGGGGAACCTGTGTAACGGTGTAGACAGCTTCACACCgagtttcttcctcatgatcATCTCTCTACTCTTCTCCATCCTCTTTTACTGA